The genomic window GGAGGCCGAGGGCGACGGTGGAGCCGACCTTGGCGGTCGCGCCGCGCTCCGCACCCTTTCCATCGCCGCGCAGCAGCGCGACGACCTGGCTGACCGGCCGGCCGTCTATGGGCTTCCCGTCGATCGCGCGGATCCGGTCGCCGACCCGGATCCCGGCCCGCTCTGCGGGTCCGCCGCGCTGTACGCGGGAGACCTCGACCCGCCCGTCGGCGGCGCGCTTGGCCCACAGCCCGACGCCGGTGTACGAGCCGTCGAGGGCCTGGGCGAACTCCTCGTACTCCCTCTTGTCGTACACGGCGCCCCAGCGGTCGCCGCTGCGGCTGACGACCTCCTCGGCTGCGGCCGCCGCGGACTTGCCGTCGGCCATGGCCTCGGCGGCGGCGCGGGCGACCGCGTCACGGTCGGCCTCGGCACGGTCGGACCCGCCGTTGTCGACGGCCGTGGCGGCGGAGCCGGCGGAGGACAGCTCCCCGTCCCCGTCGGGCAGCAGCCCCCGGGCGGACGCGGTCACGAGGACGCTGGCGAAAAGCAAGGTGAGGGCCGCCCCGCGGCGGAATCCACGGGGCATCAAGGGAGATTCAGGGCCCGACATGGCGCCCACTCTAGGACAAGCGAAGGGCGTCGTACGGCGGTTGGCCGTACGACGCCCGGGGCGCTTGTCACACCTTGAGGTACTTGCGCAACGCGATGAAAGCCGCAAGGGCGGGCATCAGCAGACCGATCGCGAGCACCAGCGGCAGCTTGGTGATCACGGCCTCCCAGCCGATGAAGTTGACCAACTGCATCTTGTTCGCGAGCGCCAGACCGTTGTCGATCAGGAAGTACCGGCCGAGGAGCAGCAGGACACACGCGACACCGCCGCCCAGCAGCCCCGCGAAGGCGGCCTCCATGATGAACGGCATCTGGATGTAGAAGCTGGACGCCCCGACGAGCCGCATGATGCCGGTCTCACGCCGACGGCTGAACGCCGACACGCGCACCGTGTTGACGATCAGCATCAGAGCAATGATCAGCATCAGGCCCATGACGAACAGCGCCGCGACGTTCATGCCGTTCATCAGGTCGAAGAGGTTCTGCAGGATGTTGCGCTGGTCCTGGACGGACTGCACACCGTCCCGTCCCGCGAAGGCGGTGGCCACCACCTGGTACTTCTCCGGGTCCTTCAGCTTGACCCGGAACGACTCCTGCATCTGGTCCGGGGTGATGGTCGCGGCGATCGGGGTGTCGCCGTACTGCTCCCGGTAGTGCTTGTACGCCTCGTCGGCCGACTCGTGGTGGACCTTCTCCACGACGGCCATGTCGCCGAGATCGGCCTCGATCTCCTCTTTCTGCTGGGCGGTGACGGCTCCCTTGGAGCACTTCTCGTCGGTCTCCGCGTCGTTCTTGTTGCAGAGGAAGATGGAGACGTTGACCTTGTCGTACCAGAAGTCCTTCATGGTGCTGACCTGCTCGCGCATGAGCAGCGCACCGCCGAAGAGGGCGAGCGAGAGGGCCACGGAGACGATGACCGCGAAGGTCATCGTGAGATTGCGACGGAGACCGACTCCGATCTCCGAGAGTACGAACTGGGCGCGCATGGCGAGTCTTTCAGCCTTTCCGTCTTGTCGCTCTACGTGCTCAGTGCTGGTAGCCGTAGACGCCGCGCGCCTGGTCTCGTACGAGACGGCCCTGCTCGAGCTCGATGACGCGCTTGCGCATCTGGTCGACGATGTTCTGGTCGTGGGTCGCCATCACCACTGTGGTGCCGGTCCTGTTGATCCGGTCCAGCAGCTTCATGATGCCGACGGAGGTCTGCGGGTCGAGGTTGCCGGTCGGCTCGTCCGCGATCAGCAGCATCGGGCGGTTGACGAAGGCCCGCGCGATCGCGACGCGCTGCTGCTCACCACCGGAGAGCTCACCGGGCATCCGGTCCTCCTTGCCGCCGAGCCCGACGAGGTCGAGGACCTGCGGGACCGCCTTGCGGATCTCACCGCGCGGCTTGCCGATGACCTCCTGCGCGAAGGCCACGTTCTCCGCGACGGTCTTGTTGGGCAGCAGGCGGAAGTCCTGGAAGACGGTGCCGAGCTGGCGGCGCATGTGCGGCACCTTCCAGTTCGAAAGCCGGGCGAGGTCCTTGCCCAGGACATGCACCATGCCGTGGCTGGCGCGCTCCTCGCGCAGGATCAGCCGCAGAAAGGTCGACTTTCCGGAACCGGACGAGCCCACGAGGAAGACGAACTCCCCCTTCTCGATCTCCAGGGAGACTTCGCGCAGGGCGGGGCGGTTCTGCTTGGGGTAGCTCTTGGAGACGTTGTTGAATCGGATCACGGGTGCACCACGGTCGGCCGGGAGTAGGTGTGCGTGACCTTACGCGACTGCGGACGGCGCGCGCAGTTGCCGTCCGGAGTTGCGCGTTTTGTCCGATACCGGAATGGGCGTATTCCGGCGAGGCGCGCCGAAACGCGCGGGAGCTGGCACAGTGGTAGGGGGAACGGACGCGTTCCCCGGAGCGTTGAGCGGAGAGAAGCCCCAGCCGGCGACTCCGCCGCGCGGGAGGAGGAGAGCGCATGACCTATGACCGACTGGTGTGCGCGAACTGCGCGGCGCCTGTCACCGAAGGCCGGTGCCCCGTCTGCCGCGCCAATCGCGAGCGGCTCCAGCAGCAGGAGGGCCCCCTGGCGGGCCTGAGCCCTGTGGCGCTGCTGACGCTGCTTGTGGTCCTGGTGGCCGCGGTGGCGCTGCTGGCGCACCAGACCGTGTAGGCCCCCCGCAGGACCGCGACAGACCGCGACCGCGTAGCCGCCGTACAGAGTCGAAACAAGGGCCCGGAGTGCTGAGAAGCACTCCGGGCCCTTGTCACGCGCTGTTACTTTTGCCTAGCTGTCACTCACGCAACGGTACGGCCGCCGCCGACGAGGCGCGGCAGCATCCGGAAGCCGATGCCACCGGCGATCATCGTCGCGGCGCCGACCAGCAGGAACGTGGTCTCGGCGGCGCCGGTCTCGGCGAGCTCCTCCTTGGCCGCACCCTGCTCGACCGGCTGCGAGCCGGCGTTGTCGGTGTCGGTGTTGTCGCCGCACTCGGCCCCGTCGAGGTCCACGGTGCAGGTCCCGGCGCCACCGTCGGTGGTGCTGCCGCCGGTGGAGCCACCCGTGGCGGCGGTGCCGCCGGTGGAGGTGGTGGAGCCACCGGTGGCGGCGGTGCCGCCCTGGTTACCGCCGGCGTTGCCGTTGCCGCCGTTGTTGCCGTTACCGCCGTTGCCGCTACCGCCGTTGGTGGTGCCGCCGTCGGTCGTGGTGCCACCATCCGTAGTGGTGCCACCGTCCGTGGTCGTACCGCCGTCAGTGGTGGTGCCACCGTCAGTGGTCGTACCGCCGTCAGTGGTGGTGCCACCGTCCGTGGTCGTACCGCCGTCGGTCGTGGTCCCGCCGTCGGTCGTGGTGCCACCGTCCGTGGTCGTACCGCCGTCGGTCGTGGTGCCACCGTCAGTGGTGGTGCCACCGTCCGTGGTCGTACCGCCGTCAGTCGTGGTCCCACCGTCAGTGGTGGTACCACCGTCAACGCCGCCGTCAACGCCACCCGGGCCGGCGCCACCGTCCACGCCACCGATGGCGTTCAGTTCCGCACCCTGCTCGGTGAGCTCGGCGCTCGCGCCGATACCCGCAACGTTCACGTCGATACCGACGGCCTGAGCGGCACCCGCGGCGGTCAGGGACGCGCCGGCGGCGATCAGCGCGCCGGCGGCTATCCGCGCCACACGGATCCGCGTCTTGTTGGTCATCTGCTGCTACCCCCAGTAGCTGAAATCGTCAGTGTGCAGCGCCATGGGGCAGCAGCCGCTGAGGGTCGTTCTTCCGTTTCCCCCGCTCACACGCGCCCCAAGTAACACGCATGCCGCGCGCCAGCCTCCCCCAGTTTTCGCGGACGCGTCAAGTTTCATTGCGTCTGCGATGCCCGAAATAAGGGCAGTTGACCGAGGCGCACACAGGACTGTGACGAAAAAGGGAACTGCCGCCCACGGGGCGGCAGTTCCCTTGTCGACAAAGCGAGGTCTTACTTGTCCTGCTGCTTGCGCCAGCGAATTCCCGCTTCCAGGAAGCCGTCGATCTCGCCGTCCAGCACCGACTGCGGGTTGCCGACCTCGAACTCCGTACGAAGGTCCTTGACCATCTGGTACGGGTGGAGGACATACGAACGCATCTGGTTGCCCCAGGAGCTGCCGCCGTCGCCCTTGAGGGCGTCCATCCTCGCCCGCTCCTCCTGGCGCTGACGCTCCAGGAGCTTGGCCTGGAGGACGTTCATCGCGCTCGCCTTGTTCTGGATCTGGGAGCGCTCGTTCTGGCAGGAGACCACGATGCCGGTCGGGATGTGGGTGATACGGACCGCGGAGTCGGTCGTGTTGACACCCTGGCCGCCCGGGCCCGACGCGCGGTAGACGTCCACGCGCAGATCGGACTCGTCGATCTCGACGTGGTCGGACTGCTCGACGACCGGGAGGATCTCGACGCCCGCGAAGGACGTCTGGCGGCGGCCCTGGTTGTCGAAGGGGGAGATACGCACCAGGCGGTGCGTGCCCTGCTCGACCGAGAGCGTGCCGTAGGCGTACGGCGCCTTGACGACGAAGGTGGTCGACTTGATGCCGGCCTCTTCCGCGTACGACGTCTCGTAGACCTCCGTGCCGTAGCCGTGCCGCTCGGCCCAGCGCAGGTACATGCGCTGGAGCTGCTCGGCGAAGTCCGCGGCGTCGACGCCACCGGCCTCCGCGCGGATGTTGACGAGCGCCTCGCGCTCGTCGTACTCGCCGGAGAGGAGCGTGCGGACCTCCATCTCGTCCAGCGCCTTGCGGACCGACTCCAGCTCGGACTCGGCCTCGGCGCGGGTGTCCGGGTCGTCCTCGGCCTCGGCGAGCTCGAAGAGCACCTCGAGGTCGTCGATCCGCCCGCGCAGCGCCTCTGCCTTGCGGACCTCGGCCTGCAGGTGCGAGAGCTTGCTGGTGATCTTCTGCGCCGCCTCGGGATCGTCCCAGAGGGACGGCGCCGCCGCCTGCTCCTCGAGCACGGCGATGTCTGCCCTCATCCTGTCGAGGTCCAGGACGGCCTCGATCGACCCCATGGTCGAGGAGAGGGACTTCAGCTCTTCGGATACATCGACGACTGCCACGCCCCCAAGGGTAACGGCATCGCGCGACACGCCATCGCGCCTGTGGACGGCAAGGACCGAACGGCAGGCCCTACGGCTGCGAGGGAGCCGACTGCCTGTTGTCCTCGGGCGGTACGGAACCGTCGTCGCCGCCCGCCGCCAGCCAGCCGCCGACCCCTACCGCCGCGGCAAGCACCAGCCCCGCGACACCCAGTGTGATGCGGCGCCTGCGCACCGCGTCCGAGGACTTGTGCCGGGCGGAGCCGGGGCGGCGCTGGCCCGGGGAGCGCGGGGCGCGGGCCGTGCCGCGGGCGCCGCCCTCCAGCTCGTCGGGGGCCGGAACGCGCATCGAGGTGTGGGTGTCCCGGTTGGAGTCGGTCGCGGAGCCGCGGACGAGGGGCACGGCGGCCCTGCGGGGGCCGGTGGGGAGGGTCGCGTGGTCCGGTTCCTCGTACGGCTCGGACGAGGGCTCCGCGTCGGGCTCGTCCACGTCCAGCGGGGGCAGGCCCGCCAGCAGCGGCAGCACGTGGTGGAGGCGTGCGGCGAGCTCGGAGGCGCGCAGCCGGGACGCGGGCGCCTTGGCCAGGCACTGGACGATCAGCTGCCACAGCTCGTCCGGGATGCCGGGCAGCGGGACCACCGTCTCGGTGACGTGGCGGCGCAGCACCGCGCCCGGATGGCCGCCTCCGAAGGGGGTGAAGCCGGCGAGGAGCTCGTACAGCACGGTCGCGAGGGCGTAGATGTCGACGGCCGCGCGCGGCGGGAGGCCCTCGACGATCTCCGGGGCGAGGTAGTCCGGCGTGCCGATGATCTTGGTGGCCCGGGTGCGGCGCGGGGTGTCGATGAGCTTGGCGACGCCGAAGTCGGTGAGCAGCGCGGGGTGGGCGCCGCCGGGCCCGAGCGGGCCCTGCATGTCGAGCAGGATGTTCTCCGGCTTGACGTCGCGGTGGACGACTCCGGCCGCGTGGGCCGCGGCGAGGCCGTCGGCGACGTCGGCGATGATGGCGACGGCCGCCTCGGGGGCGAGCCGGCGCTCGCGGTCGAGACGGGTGCGCAGGTCGGTGCCGCGGACGAGGTCCATCACCAGGGCGAGGTCGTTTCCGTCCACGACCAGGTCACGGACGCCGACGACGCGCGGGTGGTCGAGTCCGAGAAGGGCCGTGCGCTCCTGGACGAAGCGTCCGACCAGCTCCTGGTCGGACGCGAGGTCCTCGCGCAACAGCTTGATGGCGACGGGGCCTTCGGGGCCCTCGCCTAGCCACACCGTGCCCGCGCTGCCCCTCCCGAGGATCTGGTGGGCGGTGTACCGGCTGCCGATGTTCCGTGCCAAGACTGCTCCCTCAGCGGCTGGCGTTGCCCATCAAAGTACGCGGGCGTCCGGGTGTCTCGTGCCCCGGATGGCGCCAACCGTCACTTCTGCGGGGCTTTTTCCCCCGCAGAAGTCGACATAACGACAGACTGATCGCTCGCTACTGCCCCGTGCCGCCACCGCTGCCGGTGCCCGATGTCGTACCGGAGCCCGGGTCGGAGGCGGTGAGGTCCTCGATGAACCTGCTGATGCTCGAGATCCCGTCGCCGATCGCCTTGAAATAGCTCTGGCCCTGGCCGATCCAGTCCTGGAGCGGGGTCAGCTCCCAGATCAGCCAGCCCGCCACGAAGAACAGGACCAGCGTGAAGAGGCAGCCCTTGAGGCAGCCGAGGCCCGGGATCCGCATCGGGTTCGCGCTGCGCTGCCGGGGCGGGCGCGGTGCGGGCTGCTGCGGCGGTGGCTGCGGGGGCGCGTACTGCTGCTGCGGCGGCGGAGCATACTGCTGCCGCTGCGGGGGCTGGGGAGCCCACTGCTGCTGAGGCTGCTGCTGGGGCTGCCGTTGCGGCTGGGGGCGCTGCTGCTGGCGCTGGGGCGGCTGCTGCGGCCTCGGGGCCGGCTGCCGCTGCGGACGCCGGCGCAGCGGGTCCTGGCTCGGGTCCAGGTACTGGACCTGGGTCTGCTCGTTGCGGTCGCGGGCCGCCTGGAGCTGGGACTGCCAGGGGTGCGGGTCCTCCGGACCGGGCTGCGGCGGGCCGTCGGGGCGCGGCGGCAGGGGCGGCATGACCGCGGTCGGGTCGGCGGCGCCCCTGTTCTGCAGTACGGCGGTGGGGTCGGCCGCACCGGGCATGCCGGTCTGGGGCATCACGCTGGTCGCGGCGGACGGGTCGTACTGGTGCGAGGCGTTGCCCTGGAGCACCTGCGTGGGGTCGGAGGCCCCGGGCATGCCGGGGACGGTGGCGGGCGCCGGGTCGGGTGCGAGCAGCGCGCCGACGCCCTCCGCGGCCTCGATCTGGGCGGGCGTGGAGTGGACGCCGACCCCGGCGGCGACCGTACGCAGACCGCGGGCGAGGTTCTCGGCACTCGGCCGCTCGCCGGGCTCCTTGCGCAGGCAGCGCTCTATCACCGTCCACAGCGGCCCCGGCACGGTGGACGGGCGGCGGGGCTCCTCGCTGAGGTGGCGGTGCAGCACCTCGAGGGCGGTGCCGCCGGCGAACGGGGGACGGCCGGTGACCAGCTCGTACAGCAGGATTCCGGCGCCGTAGATGTCGACGGCGGAGGTCTGCGGGCGGCCCTCGGCGGACTCCGGCGCGACATAGGCCGGCGTGCCGACGAACTCGTGCGTACGGGTCAGGCCCGGGGAGTCGGCGAGGCGGGCGATGCCGAAGTCGGTGAGCATCGGGTGCATCTCACCGCCGCGCTCGGCCAGCAGGACGTTGGCGGGCTTGAGGTCGCGGTGGACGACGCCGTCGGCGTGGCTCGCGGCGAGGGCGTCCGCGATCTGGGCGGTGAGCAGAGCGGCGGCGACCGGGGTGAAGGGGCCGTTGTCGCGGAGGTAGCGGTGCAGGTCGGGGCCCTCGACCAGGTCCATGACCAGGGCGAGCAGGTCGCCCTCGACGACCAGGTCGCGGGTGCGGACGATGTTCGGGTGGGTCAGGCGGAGCAGGACGGAGCGCTCGCGCAGGAAACGCATCACCACGTCCGCGTCGTTCGCCAGCTCCTCCTTGAGGACCTTGATCGCGACGGTCTCGCCCGGCTGGCCGGGCACGGCCGCCTCGGCCCCGGCGGTCTCCCGCTGGCGGGCCCGCCAGACGGTGCCCGTGGCACCGCGGCCGAGCGGTTCCTCGAGCAGGTACTTGCTGCCTACCGGCCGCACGTCATGCGCTCCCTGCTGATCGTCATCGGATCGTCGTTCTGGTGGTCCCCGGTACGAGCGCGGACCCGTCCGTGTGTCCGACCCACTGTAGTGCCGCCGACCGCGTCACCGGGGTGGCCGCCGGATTGGCGGTTAAGACGTCCCCGACGGGCCATTGGTTGCCGAACGGATGTGCTGAGGGTGGGGCAGACGAGCCCAACCAGGCACTTTTCCGCCCAGGCCGGGTCCCGTGTCGGCCAATCAAGATCACTTCCGGGTAGGGGGCGGGCGCGTTGTCGGTGGCAGGTGCGAGGATGCCTCCAGCACGGCGTCGTGGGGTCGGGAGAGCCCCTCGGCCGTGCAGACCTGCCGGGTGGGGGGAATCACAGGGCGGCTCCCCTGCCGGGCACCCCGCGCAGAAGGGACCGCTGACGGCGATGCAGATCCGGCTGACCGTCCTCGCGCCGCGCAGCGGCCTGTCCACGCCGGCGCGCGCATGCGACGTGCTGGTCACGGCCCCCGCGGGCACGGCGCTCGCGGCGGTGTCCTCCGCTCTCGCCGCGGCCGTGTCCGGCGCGGAAGCGGCACCGGGCCCGGTCGTGCTGTTCGCCGGGCGCGAGCGGCTCGACGCCCAGCGGTGCGCGCTGGGCGAGCCCCCGCTGGTCGACGGCGCGGTGCTCTCGCTCCAGACACCCGCCGATGACGAGGCGGAGGACGGGGAGGCCGGGGCCCAGGCCCGGCTCCATGTGGTCGCGGGCCCTGACGCGGGCGGGGTCCATCTGCTGCACGGCGGGCAGATCCGCGTCGGACGCGCAGTGGAGGCGGATGTTCCGCTCGACGATCCCGATGTGTCGCGGCTCCACTGCGCGGTGACCGTCGCTGAAGACGGCGGGGTCACGGTCGCGGACCTCGGCTCCACGAACGGCACGACGCTGGACGGAGCCGACGTCGGCCCCCGCCCCGTGCGACTTCCCGTGGGCGCGCTCCTCCGTATAGGTGAATCCACCCTCCGTCTGGCGCCTCCGGCCGCCCCCGAGCGGCTGGCGACGACACCGGACGGCGAGGGCCACCTGCGCCTCGGCGCCGCCTCCACGGATCACGCCCGCAGCGACGCACGGGACCCGGACGCTTCGGACCCGCACGCTCCGGCCCCGGGCGCACCGGGCCCGGACGCACCGGGTCCGTACGAACCCAGGGACGACCGCGCGACGCCGCGGCTCCCCGGCCAGCTGCCGGAGATCCCCGGGCAGCGCGGGCCCTCGTGGGTCCGGGGGGATCAC from Streptomyces sp. FIT100 includes these protein-coding regions:
- a CDS encoding serine/threonine-protein kinase, whose translation is MRPVGSKYLLEEPLGRGATGTVWRARQRETAGAEAAVPGQPGETVAIKVLKEELANDADVVMRFLRERSVLLRLTHPNIVRTRDLVVEGDLLALVMDLVEGPDLHRYLRDNGPFTPVAAALLTAQIADALAASHADGVVHRDLKPANVLLAERGGEMHPMLTDFGIARLADSPGLTRTHEFVGTPAYVAPESAEGRPQTSAVDIYGAGILLYELVTGRPPFAGGTALEVLHRHLSEEPRRPSTVPGPLWTVIERCLRKEPGERPSAENLARGLRTVAAGVGVHSTPAQIEAAEGVGALLAPDPAPATVPGMPGASDPTQVLQGNASHQYDPSAATSVMPQTGMPGAADPTAVLQNRGAADPTAVMPPLPPRPDGPPQPGPEDPHPWQSQLQAARDRNEQTQVQYLDPSQDPLRRRPQRQPAPRPQQPPQRQQQRPQPQRQPQQQPQQQWAPQPPQRQQYAPPPQQQYAPPQPPPQQPAPRPPRQRSANPMRIPGLGCLKGCLFTLVLFFVAGWLIWELTPLQDWIGQGQSYFKAIGDGISSISRFIEDLTASDPGSGTTSGTGSGGGTGQ
- the prfB gene encoding peptide chain release factor 2 — translated: MAVVDVSEELKSLSSTMGSIEAVLDLDRMRADIAVLEEQAAAPSLWDDPEAAQKITSKLSHLQAEVRKAEALRGRIDDLEVLFELAEAEDDPDTRAEAESELESVRKALDEMEVRTLLSGEYDEREALVNIRAEAGGVDAADFAEQLQRMYLRWAERHGYGTEVYETSYAEEAGIKSTTFVVKAPYAYGTLSVEQGTHRLVRISPFDNQGRRQTSFAGVEILPVVEQSDHVEIDESDLRVDVYRASGPGGQGVNTTDSAVRITHIPTGIVVSCQNERSQIQNKASAMNVLQAKLLERQRQEERARMDALKGDGGSSWGNQMRSYVLHPYQMVKDLRTEFEVGNPQSVLDGEIDGFLEAGIRWRKQQDK
- the ftsX gene encoding permease-like cell division protein FtsX, yielding MRAQFVLSEIGVGLRRNLTMTFAVIVSVALSLALFGGALLMREQVSTMKDFWYDKVNVSIFLCNKNDAETDEKCSKGAVTAQQKEEIEADLGDMAVVEKVHHESADEAYKHYREQYGDTPIAATITPDQMQESFRVKLKDPEKYQVVATAFAGRDGVQSVQDQRNILQNLFDLMNGMNVAALFVMGLMLIIALMLIVNTVRVSAFSRRRETGIMRLVGASSFYIQMPFIMEAAFAGLLGGGVACVLLLLGRYFLIDNGLALANKMQLVNFIGWEAVITKLPLVLAIGLLMPALAAFIALRKYLKV
- the ftsE gene encoding cell division ATP-binding protein FtsE, with product MIRFNNVSKSYPKQNRPALREVSLEIEKGEFVFLVGSSGSGKSTFLRLILREERASHGMVHVLGKDLARLSNWKVPHMRRQLGTVFQDFRLLPNKTVAENVAFAQEVIGKPRGEIRKAVPQVLDLVGLGGKEDRMPGELSGGEQQRVAIARAFVNRPMLLIADEPTGNLDPQTSVGIMKLLDRINRTGTTVVMATHDQNIVDQMRKRVIELEQGRLVRDQARGVYGYQH
- a CDS encoding serine/threonine-protein kinase, translated to MARNIGSRYTAHQILGRGSAGTVWLGEGPEGPVAIKLLREDLASDQELVGRFVQERTALLGLDHPRVVGVRDLVVDGNDLALVMDLVRGTDLRTRLDRERRLAPEAAVAIIADVADGLAAAHAAGVVHRDVKPENILLDMQGPLGPGGAHPALLTDFGVAKLIDTPRRTRATKIIGTPDYLAPEIVEGLPPRAAVDIYALATVLYELLAGFTPFGGGHPGAVLRRHVTETVVPLPGIPDELWQLIVQCLAKAPASRLRASELAARLHHVLPLLAGLPPLDVDEPDAEPSSEPYEEPDHATLPTGPRRAAVPLVRGSATDSNRDTHTSMRVPAPDELEGGARGTARAPRSPGQRRPGSARHKSSDAVRRRRITLGVAGLVLAAAVGVGGWLAAGGDDGSVPPEDNRQSAPSQP